The following coding sequences are from one Nicotiana tabacum cultivar K326 chromosome 1, ASM71507v2, whole genome shotgun sequence window:
- the LOC107770161 gene encoding uncharacterized protein LOC107770161, translating to MKRAAYYSAVPQMQDLWPIKKALTLSDVDITHPFLTLSRQQVENHIVLHMTAQQQDHLRAQGQVDFNARDDDTGEMYVMKLKWRGSYYNLIGKWGRVVRGKGLDVGQEIKVRWENGCLHFSVPQQQIVAVPPIRMVAAPVVQDHWPIKKILTLSDVDTNHPFLPLPRRLVEDHILVHWTAQQQEQLRKEEPVNVNARDYDTGEGYIMKFKWRGNYCNLIGKWGTIIRQKGLGVGKEIRLRWANECLFFSVPQERYVATASGMDNWPIKKALTLSDVDTNHPFLTLPGKAVEDHILFYWSQQAREQLRNEHQININARDDDTGDPYLMKLRWRGSYYNLIGKWGKIIRGKKLQVGIEIRLRWENGCLFFSVPQL from the coding sequence ATGAAAAGAGCAGCATACTATAGTGCTGTACCCCAAATGCAGGATCTTTGGCCTATCAAGAAGGCTCTCACATTGTCTGATGTAGATATCACTCATCCATTTCTCACTTTGTCTCGGCAACAAGTAGAGAACCACATTGTATTGCACATGACAGCACAACAACAAGACCATTTGAGAGCCCAAGGCCAAGTAGATTTTAATGCCCGAGATGATGATACAGGTGAGATGTATGTGATGAAGTTGAAATGGCGGGGAAGCTATTACAATCTTATTGGTAAGTGGGGCAGAGTCGTGCGAGGGAAAGGACTTGATGTTGGGCAAGAGATTAAAGTACGTTGGGAAAATGGGTGCTTACACTTCTCGGTCCCGCAGCAGCAGATCGTTGCAGTCCCACCAATTCGGATGGTGGCAGCACCCGTGGTGCAGGACCACTGGCCCATTAAGAAGATCTTGACACTCTCTGATGTGGACACTAATCATCCATTTCTCCCTCTGCCCCGTCGGTTAGTTGAGGATCATATTCTTGTGCATTGGACAGCTCAGCAACAAGAACAACTGAGAAAGGAGGAGCCTGTGAATGTAAATGCCCGAGATTATGATACCGGCGAAGGTTATATAATGAAATTTAAGTGGAGGGGAAATTACTGTAACCTTATTGGGAAATGGGGAACAATAATTCGGCAGAAGGGACTTGGTGTTGGGAAAGAGATCAGGTTGCGTTGGGCGAATGAATGCTTGTTCTTCTCAGTTCCCCAGGAGCGGTATGTTGCCACGGCTTCGGGGATGGATAATTGGCCTATTAAGAAGGCACTTACATTGTCTGATGTGGATACCAATCATCCATTTCTTACTTTGCCCGGCAAGGCTGTTGAAGATCATATTCTGTTTTACTGGTCACAGCAAGCCCGAGAACAACTGAGAAATGAACATCAGATAAATATTAATGCTCGAGATGATGACACTGGAGATCCTTATTTGATGAAGTTAAGATGGCGGGGAAGTTACTATAATCTCATTGGAAAATGGGGAAAAATCATTAGAGGGAAAAAACTCCAGGTTGGTATAGAGATCAGACTACGCTGGGAAAATGGATGCTTATTCTTCTCAGTTCCTCAATTGTAG